The following proteins are encoded in a genomic region of Enterocloster clostridioformis:
- a CDS encoding phosphatidylserine decarboxylase encodes MQYADRTGRSLGGSTLQDRFLEDLYASFLGRMLIKPLVHPAVSKICGAFLDSPLSAPFIPGFMKSAGISTEGCETPAGGRYRSFNAFFTRRMLPQARPFDARDHILCSPCDGFASVYPIHKNMRITIKHTEYTLDQLLRDSGLAVRYTGGTALLLRLTVSDYHRYAYVDRGRRSSYRRIPGVLHTVNPAAACRRPVYKENSREYSLLRSGSFGTVLMMEIGALMVGKIVNHHKAYTSIDVFRGQEKGYFAFGGSSILLLFQPHTVTIDRNIMRNTALDVETRVRMGEAIGQVMKSN; translated from the coding sequence ATGCAATATGCAGACAGAACCGGCCGTTCCCTGGGCGGCAGCACCCTCCAGGACCGCTTCCTGGAGGATTTATACGCCAGTTTTCTGGGACGAATGCTCATAAAACCGCTGGTCCATCCGGCTGTTTCCAAAATCTGCGGCGCTTTTCTGGACTCTCCATTGTCAGCGCCCTTCATTCCCGGCTTCATGAAGTCTGCGGGTATCTCCACAGAGGGCTGCGAAACACCTGCAGGCGGAAGATACCGCTCCTTTAACGCCTTCTTTACCCGCAGGATGCTGCCGCAAGCAAGACCCTTTGACGCCAGGGACCATATATTGTGCAGCCCCTGCGACGGATTTGCAAGCGTCTATCCCATCCATAAGAACATGCGCATCACTATCAAACACACTGAATATACGCTGGACCAGCTTTTAAGAGACTCAGGCCTGGCTGTCCGCTACACCGGCGGCACTGCCCTTCTCTTAAGGCTCACTGTATCAGATTACCACCGCTATGCCTATGTGGACCGCGGACGGCGCTCCTCTTACCGCCGTATTCCCGGTGTGCTCCACACAGTCAATCCGGCGGCAGCCTGCCGCCGTCCCGTCTATAAGGAAAACTCAAGAGAGTATTCCCTGCTGCGCTCCGGTTCCTTCGGCACAGTGCTGATGATGGAGATTGGAGCTCTTATGGTGGGGAAAATTGTAAACCATCACAAGGCTTATACCAGCATTGATGTGTTCCGCGGTCAGGAAAAAGGCTACTTTGCCTTTGGCGGTTCCTCCATCCTGCTGCTCTTCCAGCCTCATACCGTTACCATTGACAGGAATATCATGCGCAACACGGCCCTGGATGTGGAAACCAGGGTACGGATGGGCGAAGCCATCGGCCAGGTAATGAAGTCAAATTAA
- a CDS encoding CDP-alcohol phosphatidyltransferase family protein — MIGFYSYTVVLTYLGLASSAIGMILTFQGFAKYALFCLAFSGLCDMFDGKVARMKKDRTEDEKRFGIQIDSLCDVVCFGAFPMILCYSIGMRGPAGISILVFYLIAGVIRLAFFNVMEEKRQEETDEARKYYQGLPITSIAIILPLFCTLRPLLGHRFLSELHICILTVGLLFIINFPLRKPGWKMLTLLVAIVSCALIKIYFF; from the coding sequence ATGATAGGATTTTACAGCTACACGGTTGTATTGACATATTTGGGACTGGCTTCCTCGGCCATAGGCATGATTCTCACCTTCCAGGGATTTGCAAAATACGCTTTGTTCTGTCTGGCGTTCTCCGGTCTGTGCGACATGTTCGACGGCAAGGTGGCCCGTATGAAAAAGGACCGCACTGAAGATGAAAAACGCTTCGGAATCCAGATTGATTCTCTCTGTGATGTGGTCTGTTTTGGGGCTTTTCCCATGATACTGTGCTATTCCATCGGCATGCGGGGACCGGCAGGCATCTCCATCCTGGTATTCTATCTGATTGCAGGTGTCATCCGTCTGGCATTTTTTAATGTCATGGAGGAAAAGCGGCAGGAAGAGACTGATGAAGCGCGCAAGTACTATCAGGGACTTCCCATCACCTCCATAGCCATTATTCTGCCCCTGTTCTGCACCCTGCGCCCCCTGCTGGGCCACAGGTTCCTGTCAGAGCTTCACATCTGCATCCTCACAGTGGGACTGCTGTTCATCATTAATTTCCCGCTGCGCAAACCCGGATGGAAAATGCTGACCCTTCTGGTCGCCATTGTATCCTGCGCACTGATTAAGATATATTTCTTCTGA
- a CDS encoding IS110 family transposase, translating into MLSIKHFVCCGMDVHKKFVVATIALTDYRGVTSYVKKRFATFNSDLNSLKKWLLSFNCTEICLESTGKYWIPIFNILEDSCHVVVANPKYVRAIKGQKTDDKDSAWIADLFKFDIVPSSYIPCKEIRMLRELFRYRQKLIGHRSSEKNRLQNALTVSNIALASVLSDTFGKSATAIVDYILTCEVFDPEYCKSLLLKKAKDKADDVVTSIIGYELRRDQSVKIKVCRKHFDEINECVSTLEETISDLAKPYHKFIELATTIPGITEQSATFIIAEIGVDMAVFKSSKRLCSWAGLAPENNESAGKKKSVHVSRAGVYLKPLLVQCANAAIKSKNPYFRYKYDRIKKRRGHKRAIIAIARMVLTCIYHMFQKQEVFNPADTDYSAIPEEMYRKFQEQYDRNAIKRLEKRGYMITPPAMA; encoded by the coding sequence ATGTTATCTATCAAACACTTTGTCTGCTGTGGCATGGACGTTCACAAGAAATTTGTTGTCGCTACCATTGCTCTGACAGACTACAGGGGCGTTACTTCTTATGTTAAAAAGCGGTTCGCCACCTTCAATTCCGATCTTAATTCTTTGAAAAAATGGCTTCTTTCTTTCAATTGCACTGAGATCTGCCTCGAATCCACTGGTAAATACTGGATTCCAATTTTTAATATCCTGGAGGATTCCTGTCACGTTGTCGTTGCTAACCCCAAGTATGTCAGGGCTATCAAAGGACAGAAAACCGATGACAAAGACTCCGCCTGGATTGCGGATCTGTTTAAATTTGATATTGTTCCTTCCAGTTATATCCCCTGTAAGGAAATTCGCATGCTTCGGGAATTGTTCCGATACCGGCAGAAACTGATTGGCCACCGCAGCAGTGAGAAAAACCGGTTACAGAATGCTCTTACGGTTTCCAACATTGCCCTTGCATCCGTCCTCTCAGATACCTTTGGAAAATCAGCGACCGCCATCGTTGACTATATCCTGACCTGTGAGGTATTTGACCCCGAATACTGTAAATCCCTGCTTCTTAAAAAAGCAAAGGACAAGGCAGATGATGTTGTAACCTCCATAATCGGTTATGAACTGCGCCGTGACCAATCCGTTAAGATTAAGGTCTGCAGAAAGCATTTCGATGAAATCAATGAGTGCGTCTCCACTCTCGAAGAAACGATTTCCGACCTGGCTAAACCTTACCATAAATTTATCGAATTGGCTACTACAATTCCTGGAATTACAGAGCAGTCTGCCACCTTTATCATTGCTGAAATCGGGGTGGATATGGCGGTATTCAAATCCTCAAAACGTTTGTGCTCCTGGGCTGGGCTGGCTCCTGAAAATAACGAAAGTGCCGGTAAAAAGAAGAGCGTCCATGTTTCAAGAGCCGGGGTGTACTTAAAGCCTCTGCTGGTTCAGTGTGCAAATGCTGCCATCAAGAGTAAAAACCCTTACTTCAGATACAAATATGACCGTATAAAAAAACGTCGTGGTCATAAACGGGCAATCATTGCCATTGCACGCATGGTGTTGACTTGCATTTACCACATGTTCCAAAAGCAGGAGGTATTTAATCCTGCCGATACGGATTATTCCGCTATTCCTGAAGAAATGTACCGGAAATTTCAGGAACAGTATGACAGAAATGCCATCAAACGTTTAGAGAAACGAGGCTATATGATTACTCCTCCTGCTATGGCCTGA
- a CDS encoding sensor histidine kinase has protein sequence MKLRTRLAVAFLTITIVPMLLFYLLVLALSNYQTRSFTKEYGLTEQVDLFSGNSMQIFNRITKRSQEDIRNILDNDPGRYNDLSYLDKVNAELKSHYAYLIVRKGDTILYCGDSNKDAGEAICAQLPRFDMMKGDLQGGIYLDGESQHLIKQMDFTFPDGQEGSAFIISNVDDLIPEVKSMIREMLILGITILVFAGIVLTFWVYRSILSPLNKLQEATKKIRDGNLDFTLDVDADDEIGQLCQDFEEMRIRLKENAEDKIQYDKDNKELISNISHDLKTPITAIKGYVEGILDGVASSPEKLDKYIRTIYNKSNDMDRLIDELTFYSKIDTNKIPYTFSKINVAQYFRDCVEEVGLDMEARGIELGYFNYVDEDVVIIADAEQMKRVMNNIISNSVKYLDKKKGIINIRIKDVGDFIQVEIEDNGKGIAAKDLPNIFDRFYRTDSSRNSAQGGSGIGLSIVRKIVEDHGGRIWATSKEGIGTEIHFVLRKYQEVLQDEQDSNRGR, from the coding sequence ATGAAACTGAGGACCCGTCTTGCGGTGGCGTTTTTAACCATAACCATCGTTCCCATGCTGCTGTTTTATCTGCTGGTCCTTGCACTCAGCAATTATCAGACCAGGTCTTTCACCAAGGAATACGGACTTACGGAGCAGGTGGACCTGTTCTCAGGCAATTCCATGCAGATATTTAACCGTATTACCAAGCGCTCCCAGGAGGACATCAGGAATATACTGGACAATGATCCGGGGCGCTACAATGATTTATCATATCTGGATAAGGTCAACGCTGAACTGAAAAGCCATTATGCATATCTGATCGTGCGAAAGGGCGATACTATCCTATACTGCGGTGACAGCAATAAAGACGCGGGGGAAGCCATATGCGCCCAGCTGCCCCGGTTTGATATGATGAAGGGCGATTTACAGGGCGGCATCTATCTGGACGGCGAGAGCCAGCACCTGATTAAGCAGATGGATTTCACCTTTCCGGACGGCCAGGAGGGAAGCGCTTTCATTATTTCCAATGTGGATGACCTGATACCGGAAGTAAAATCCATGATAAGGGAAATGCTTATACTGGGAATCACCATTCTGGTGTTTGCGGGCATTGTGCTGACATTCTGGGTATACCGGTCCATTCTCAGTCCGCTGAACAAGCTTCAGGAGGCTACGAAGAAGATTCGTGACGGAAACCTGGATTTCACACTGGATGTGGACGCGGATGATGAGATAGGCCAGCTGTGCCAGGATTTTGAGGAGATGCGTATCCGGCTGAAGGAGAACGCGGAAGACAAGATACAGTATGACAAGGATAATAAGGAACTGATTAGCAATATTTCCCACGATTTGAAAACACCGATTACGGCTATCAAGGGATATGTGGAAGGCATACTGGACGGTGTGGCGTCTTCGCCGGAAAAGCTGGACAAATACATCCGTACCATATACAATAAGTCTAATGATATGGACAGGCTGATTGACGAGCTGACCTTTTATTCCAAAATCGATACTAATAAGATTCCCTATACCTTCAGCAAGATCAACGTGGCCCAGTATTTCCGGGACTGTGTGGAGGAGGTTGGCCTGGATATGGAAGCCAGAGGGATTGAGCTGGGATATTTCAATTATGTGGATGAAGACGTGGTCATCATTGCCGATGCGGAGCAGATGAAGCGCGTTATGAATAATATTATCAGTAATTCCGTGAAATATCTGGATAAGAAAAAGGGTATTATCAATATTAGGATAAAGGACGTAGGAGATTTTATCCAGGTTGAAATAGAGGATAATGGCAAAGGCATAGCGGCAAAGGACCTGCCCAATATTTTTGACCGGTTCTACCGTACGGACTCCTCCCGCAATTCAGCTCAGGGAGGAAGCGGTATAGGTTTATCCATCGTGCGCAAGATTGTGGAGGACCACGGGGGACGTATATGGGCCACCAGCAAGGAAGGAATCGGAACGGAGATTCATTTTGTTCTAAGAAAATATCAGGAGGTTTTACAGGATGAGCAAGATTCTAATCGTGGAAGATGA